The nucleotide sequence ACTCCTCACCGAAACCTTCCGCAAAGCCATGACCGGCACCACCGGCACCGCCCTCGACACCACCCTCACCGACCTCGGCTGGCCCGAACTCCTCACCGAGGAACCCGACACCGCCATCCCCGTCGTCTTCACCCTCCTCGGCGAAACCGGCACCCACGCCCCCATCCTCAACGACGTCCTCCTCCACGCCACCGGACAACCCCTCGGCGGCACCCTCCCCCTGCCCTACACCGGCGGCACCTGGCTCACCTGGGAACGCACCCACCCCGACACGACCCAGCCCACCAGCGTGATCGACCCCGCCCTCCCACTGCACGCCACCACCAGCCCCGGCGACCCCACCCTCCCCCTCGCCGCCGGACAACGCGCCCTGGGCTGGTGGCTCCTGGGCACCGGACGCACCATGCTCACCCTCACCCGCGAACACGCCCTCGCCCGCACCCAGTTCGGCCGGCCCATCGCCTCCTTCCAGGCCGTCCGCCACCGCCTCGCCGAAACCCTCGTCGCCCTCGACGGCGCCGAAGCCACCCTCCACACCGCCACCACCACCGCCACCAGCACGACAGCCACCACCAGCGACATCACCCTCA is from Parafrankia discariae and encodes:
- a CDS encoding acyl-CoA dehydrogenase family protein, which encodes MDAAERELLTETFRKAMTGTTGTALDTTLTDLGWPELLTEEPDTAIPVVFTLLGETGTHAPILNDVLLHATGQPLGGTLPLPYTGGTWLTWERTHPDTTQPTSVIDPALPLHATTSPGDPTLPLAAGQRALGWWLLGTGRTMLTLTREHALARTQFGRPIASFQAVRHRLAETLVALDGAEATLHTATTTATSTTATTSDITLTALLAKAAAGKAALDTARHCQQVLAGIGFTAEHDFHHHLRRVLTLDGLLGSTRDL